From a region of the Zingiber officinale cultivar Zhangliang chromosome 4B, Zo_v1.1, whole genome shotgun sequence genome:
- the LOC121975183 gene encoding protein TIFY 10a-like: MAEAGRKQGRTNFSVACSLLSQYIKEKGSVADLGLGIADDAAKGNSSQSFRPPPTTICLLPGADISSGEDCDRENGREVVSHDNPMKFFPQRAAGFVPSTSEDPRGAEKSQLTIFYGGKVLVFNSFPAEKAKDLIRMASEGNSTAQNFSYAPTVASSTSLSRQNSTLVNLSDLPIARKGSLQRFLEKRKDRIDARAPYQVPPPPQMVTSSKNQENRKSWFGLGPNFSPPGLSLSSE; the protein is encoded by the exons ATGGCGGAGGCGGGGCGGAAGCAAGGCCGCACCAATTTCTCCGTCGCCTGTAGTCTCCTAAGCCAGTACATCAAGGAGAAGGGCAGCGTTGCCGACTTAGGGCTCGGGATCGCCGACGACGCCGCTAAAG GCAACTCCTCCCAGTCGTTTCGGCCGCCGCCGACCACTATTTGCTTGTTGCCAGGAGCGGACATCTCCAGCGGAGAGGACTGCGATAGGGAAAACGGAAGGGAAGTAGTTTCCCACGATAACCCCATGAAGTTCTTTCCCCAACGTGCCGCCGGCTTCGTCCCCTCTACGTCGGAGGATCCAAG GGGGGCAGAAAAATCCCAACTTACAATTTTCTACGGAGGAAAGGTGCTGGTGTTTAACAGTTTCCCAGCCGAGAAGGCCAAGGATCTGATTCGGATGGCAAGCGAGGGGAATTCCACTGCTCAAAACTTTAGCTATGCTCCAACTGTGGCAAGCTCAACATCCCTCTCTCGTCAAAATTCAACCTTAGTCAATCTCTCAG ATCTTCCTATTGCTAGAAAAGGTTCGCTGCAGCGATtcctggagaagagaaaggatcg GATCGATGCAAGAGCACCATACCAAGTGCCCCCTCCTCCTCAAATGGTCACTTCTTCTAAGAACCAAGAGAACAGGAAATCGTGGTTTGGGTTGGGTCCTAACTTCTCCCCTCCTGGTCTCAGTCTGAGCTCTGAGTAA